In one Dunckerocampus dactyliophorus isolate RoL2022-P2 chromosome 9, RoL_Ddac_1.1, whole genome shotgun sequence genomic region, the following are encoded:
- the gja3 gene encoding gap junction alpha-3 protein: MGDWSFLGRLLENAQEHSTVIGKVWLTVLFIFRILVLGAAAEEVWGDEQSDFTCNTQQPGCENVCYDEAFPISHIRFWVLQIIFVSTPTLIYLGHVLHIVRMEEKRKEKEENMRKAHRFQEEKELLFRNGEDDGGGGGGGGGSGGGTKREKPPIRDEHGKIRIRGALLRTYVFNIIFKTLFEVGFILGQYFLYGFQLRPLYKCARWPCPNTVDCFISRPTEKTIFIIFMLVVACVSLFLNLLEIYHLGWKKLKQGMTNGFAPEQEAARRADVEAECSASKTGSYPSRYTDVAAGSGAFLPRTAPSGAEFKMDNLQQEEALRQHGPASHYYISNNNNHRLAAQQNWANLATEQQTREMKATSPTPSSSSSSSSAGTQQPADAAPPLPASITTPTSSSTSQGSGSWAEGKSEPDDNHFATTVEMHKPPVTAATDPRRLSRASKSSSVRARPDDLAV; the protein is encoded by the coding sequence ATGGGTGACTGGAGCTTTCTGGGGCGTCTGCTGGAGAACGCTCAGGAGCACTCCACCGTCATCGGCAAGGTGTGGCTGACGgtcctcttcatcttcaggATCCTGGTGCTGGGCGCCGCCGCCGAGGAGGTGTGGGGCGACGAGCAGTCCGACTTCACGTGCAACACGCAGCAGCCCGGCTGCGAGAACGTGTGCTACGACGAGGCCTTCCCCATCTCGCACATCCGCTTCTGGGTGCTGCAGATCATCTTCGTGTCCACGCCCACGCTCATCTACCTGGGCCACGTGCTGCACATCGTGCGCATGGAGGAGAAGcgcaaggagaaggaggagaacaTGCGCAAAGCCCACCGCTTCCAGGAGGAGAAGGAACTGCTTTTTAGAAACGGCGAGGATGATGGTGGTGGCGGTGGCGGTGGCGGCGGAAGCGGCGGCGGGACTAAAAGGGAGAAGCCTCCCATCAGGGACGAGCACGGCAAAATCCGCATCCGAGGCGCCTTGCTGCGTACGTACGTGTTCAACATCATCTTCAAAACCCTCTTTGAGGTGGGCTTCATTCTGGGCCAGTACTTCCTGTACGGGTTCCAGCTGAGGCCGCTCTACAAGTGCGCCCGCTGGCCCTGCCCCAACACGGTGGACTGCTTCATCTCACGGCCCACCGAGAAGaccatttttatcattttcatgCTTGTGGTGGCATGCGTGTCGCTTTTCCTCAACTTGTTGGAGATCTACCACCTGGGCTGGAAGAAGCTCAAGCAAGGCATGACCAACGGCTTCGCACCCGAGCAAGAGGCGGCGCGCCGAGCCGATGTCGAGGCAGAGTGTTCGGCCTCCAAAACCGGGAGCTACCCTTCCAGGTACACAGACGTGGCGGCCGGCAGCGGGGCCTTCCTGCCTCGGACGGCGCCCTCGGGGGCGGAGTTTAAGATGGACAACCTCCAGCAGGAGGAGGCCCTCCGCCAGCACGGCCCCGCCTCCCACTACTacatcagcaacaacaacaaccacagGCTGGCCGCGCAGCAGAACTGGGCCAACCTGGCCACCGAGCAGCAGACTCGGGAGATGAAGGCCACTTCCCCcacgccctcctcctcctcttcctcctcgtctGCTGGCACCCAGCAGCCTGCTGATGCTGCCCCGCCTCTTCCTGCCAGCATCACCACAcccaccagcagcagcaccagccagGGCTCAGGCAGCTGGGCAGAGGGGAAGAGCGAGCCGGATGACAACCACTTCGCCACCACGGTGGAGATGCACAAGCCCCCGGTAACGGCCGCCACTGACCCTCGGCGGCTAAGTCGGGCCAGCAAGAGCAGCAGCGTCCGGGCCCGACCCGACGACCTGGCGGTATGA